A region from the Tigriopus californicus strain San Diego chromosome 9, Tcal_SD_v2.1, whole genome shotgun sequence genome encodes:
- the LOC131886569 gene encoding ephrin-B1-like produces the protein MVSLFQDFKESRTERKAIPTPRHDNNKSIPIIMNTSMCMLWAMATSLMMLVHPASTSKVHYLHWNHASPMFRIDNTEHIVDVEEFDQVNIICPVSKPGIDPLPEQHVIYSVSRDEFDKCRITNPKPKIVAICNQPYRLMYFTITFRSFTPTPGGLEFHPGQDYYFISTSNGHDLHRRVGGGCATHNMRMMFKMKPSPEPEVVLAPAEDDSNVEETTEVSPEFQSHLNSITDGTTEKVPRYYFKTVRMPDAEPRDVFYYHPKDVTKQMMRKKSSTMANREKMPPHPAANEVLKRKSFDFKSSDNSEDSSFQRHRLLGSWSPFISVTTTSGVAGLHETSTSILAAMTLLPTLALLRLF, from the coding sequence ATGGTCAGTCTCTTCCAAGATTTCAAAGAGAGTAGGACTGAGCGGAAAGCTATCCCAACGCCAAGACACGACAACAACAAATCCATCCCCATCATCATGAACACATCAATGTGCATGCTTTGGGCAATGGCAACATCCCTGATGATGTTGGTCCACCCGGCTTCAACTTCAAAAGTGCATTATCTTCATTGGAATCATGCCAGTCCCATGTTCAGGATCGACAACACGGAACACATTGTGGATGTAGAAGAGTTTGATCAAGTCAACATCATTTGCCCTGTGTCCAAACCCGGGATCGACCCATTGCCCGAACAGCACGTGATCTACTCGGTGAGTCGGGATGAGTTTGACAAATGTCGCATAACCAACCCGAAGCCCAAGATCGTGGCCATTTGCAACCAGCCCTATCGTCTCATGTACTTCACCATCACATTCCGCTCGTTCACGCCCACACCCGGAGGCTTGGAGTTTCATCCTGGCCAAGATTACTATTTCATCTCCACTTCCAACGGGCATGATCTTCACCGAAGAGTGGGTGGGGGGTGCGCCACTCATAACATGAGAATGATGTTCAAGATGAAACCCTCTCCCGAACCCGAGGTGGTGTTAGCCCCTGCTGAAGACGACTCGAATGTTGAGGAGACAACAGAAGTGTCTCCAGAATTCCAAAGTCATCTGAACTCAATCACAGATGGCACGACGGAAAAAGTACCTCGTTACTATTTCAAAACGGTGAGGATGCCCGATGCCGAGCCTAGAGATGTGTTCTACTATCACCCGAAGGATGTCACCAAGCAAATGATGAGAAAGAAATCCTCGACAATGGCCAATAGAGAGAAAATGCCACCTCATCCCGCCGCAAATGAAGTCTTGAAAAGGaaatcttttgattttaagtCGTCTGACAATTCTGAGGATTCCAGTTTCCAACGGCATCGACTCCTGGGATCTTGGTCTCCTTTCATTAGTGTCACCACAACTTCTGGAGTCGCAGGGTTGCACGAAACGTCCACGTCGATCTTGGCGGCCATGACTCTGTTACCAACCTTAGCACTACTGCGACTGTTCTAG